A single Alosa sapidissima isolate fAloSap1 chromosome 17, fAloSap1.pri, whole genome shotgun sequence DNA region contains:
- the scn3b gene encoding sodium channel subunit beta-3: MRTLTAALVLSVSLLILSVRLSVSVCVDGDSDTEAVLGNPMKLTCISCMKREDIKAETRVFWSYIQDGEEIPIFEYDNGPRELESPLKGRLQWRGSKDLQDLSLGITNITRNDSGTYQCVVFRLFEFDSFTPSVTITRIIKLEVKDKASLDPTALYSEIMMYVLLVFLTLWLLVEMVYCYRKISKSDEMAQDAVYS; encoded by the exons ATGAGAACTCTCACGGCGGCTCTGGTGCTTTCTGTCTCACTCCTAATACTATCAG TGCGGCtgagtgtgtcggtgtgtgtggatggtgaCTCGGACACAGAGGCCGTGCTGGGGAATCCCATGAAGCTCACCTGTATCTCGTGCATGAAGAGGGAGGACATCAAAGCAGAGACGCGTGTCTTCTGGTCCTACATCCAGGATGGAGAGGAGATCCCT atctttgagtatgacaacggcCCCAGAGAGCTGGAGAGCCCCCTGAAGGGTCGCCTCCAGTGGAGGGGCAGTAAGGACCTACAGGACCTCTCCCTCGGCATCACCAACATCACGCGCAATGACTCAGGCACCTACCAGTGTGTGGTCTTCCGCCTTTTTGAGTTTGACTCCTTTACCCCCTCTGTCACAATCACCAGAATCATCAAGCTAGAAGTCAAAGACAAAG CCAGTTTAGACCCGACGGCGCTGTACTCAGAGATCATGATGTATGTTCTACTGGTGTTCCTCACTCTCTGGCTGCTGGTGGAGATGGTCTACTGCTACAGGAAGATCTCCAAGTCAGATGAGATGGCGCAGGACGCCGT